From Halanaerobium saccharolyticum subsp. saccharolyticum DSM 6643:
GCAAATGTTGAAGTTTGATAAATTGGAGTATTATGAGCTCCAGTTTGTGGATCAGCATGCTGACCGGCATGACAACAAAGTGATTGAAAACCAAGTTTTTCTAAATCTTTTTTTTCCAAAATAAGCCCTCCCATTTAGTATAATACTTTAGAATTATTTAAAAGATTAAAAATATTAAAATAATTCAGCGACAATTAAAACTATATATTATTCAGAATAATTTGTCAATGTTTTTTGAAATAATAATTAACATATATGCTTTTTTTAGTAAAATGACTACATAAATAGAATATTAAATAATATTTTGTAATTATATTTATTAAATTTACTTATATAAATAAATTTGGTCCATAAATTCAAGCTTAAATTTGGCAGGGGTTTTTGCTTTTTTTGCTGCTTTTTCTCCAGCCAGAGAATAATAATAAACTGCTGTTTGAACTGCTTCAAATAAAGATAAATTTAGAGCTTCAGCTTCAGCTTCAGCTGCAGCAGCAAAAACACCTAAACTTGAAGCCAACATACAGCCGGTTCCCACAACTTCCCCCATTAAAGGGTTCCCTCTCTTGATTTCTTTAATCTGACTGCTATCACAAATTAAATCAACTTCAGAACTTACAACTACAACTGCCTCTAATTTTTGAGCCAGTTCCGTCGCAGTTGTATTTATTTCCGTATATTCTCCAATAGATTCGACTCCAAGAACTTCAGCTGATTTTCCAGCCAGAAAACTGATTTCAGCTTTATTCCCTTTAATAATTGCAATTTTTAGCTCAGACAATATTTTTTGAGCAGCTTCACCTCGATATTTGCTTGCCCCAACTCCAACCGGATCTAAAACTATAGGTATCTGCAGCTCATTTGCTCTCTTTCCAGCTTTAAGCATTGAGTCAAGCTGCCTGGAAGAAATTGTACCCAAATTTAAAACTAAAGCAGCTGCATTTTCCACCATTTGTGCTGACTCTTCTATGGCAGGTGCCATCACCGGCAGAGCTCCCCAGTTCAAGATGATATTAGCACAGTCATTAATGCTTACCTGATTTGTTATCTGATGAATCAGCGGCTTTTTATTTTTAATTATCTGGATTATTTTTTCGAAGTTAGCAGTAAATCGCTTTTTATTTTCATCAATTTCTGCTGACATTTTAGCGCCCTCCTTTTACTTTTAGCAGCTCGAATAATTTCTTTAAATTCAGCAGTGTTAGCTGCTATTTCTTTTGCTTTAGTAATGGCAGTAATTACCGAAACAGTATCTGCTCCATTTTTTATCGCCTGAGCTGAGTTATCTTGATTTAAACCTCCAACTGCAATTAAAGGGAGTTCGGTCTGTTTCCTGATTTTCTTAAGCCTCTGCAGTCCAATTCCATTTTTATCTGAACTTAGCTTTTTAGATTTAGTTTTAAAAATTGAACCGACTCCAAGGTAATCTGCTCCTTCAGCCTCAGCTCCAGCAATCTCTCCATCCTTCCAGGCGGTAATTCCAATAATCTTATCTGATCCTAAAATTCTGCGGGCAGATCTCAGTGGTAGGTCACTCTGCCCCAGATGAACTCCATCTGCATCTAAAGCTAGGGCCAGATCCACTCGATCATTAACTATAAAATCAATATTATGACGCCTGCATATTTTTTTAATTTCTTTGCCCAAACTAAATTTTTCTCTTAAAGGTAACTCCTTTTCCCGCAGCTGAACCGCATCTACTCCTGCAGCTGCTGCCTCTTTTACTACTTCTATACTTTTTTTACCAGCTGACAAGCTTTCTTCTGTGATCAAATATAAATCCCAGTTTATAGTTTTCATAACTTCTCCTTTCCTACAGTTAAATATTCCATGTTATAATTTAAGTCAGCCAAAATTTTCTACTTTAGATTCCAGACATGATTAACTGGACTATTACCCTGGCCAACAATAAAATGATTTCTAATTGCTTCTGTTAAATAATCTTTAGCCTCTGCAACGGCTTTTCCCATCTCCATCCCCTTCGCCAAATTTGAAGCAATAGCTGCTGACAGTGTGCAGCCAGTACCATGGGTATTATTAGTCTCAATATATTCTGCTTCAAATTTTCTAAAATAACTACCGTCATAAAGTAGATCAACAGCTTTTCTAGACTGATTATTTTGACTGCTGTGACCTCCTTTAATTAATACATAGTTACTCCCAAACTTCATCAATTCTGCTGCCAACTGCTCTAAATCAATGCTTTTTTCAGCTTCTAAACCAGCCAAAACCTTAGCTTCATGGAGATTAGGGGTAATAATTTCAGCCAGCGGGAACAGTTTTTCTTTATAGGTTTTAACTGCCGCTTTTTTTAAAAGCAGATCTCCGCTTGTTGCGACCATTACCGGGTCCACAACCAAATTACTTAGAGAATATTTTTTAATTTTTAAAGCCACTTCTTCAATGATCTCGCTATTAGCCAGCATCCCGGTTTTTAGAGCCGAAAACTCTATATCATTTAAAACAGATTCCAGCTGAGAAGAAACCGCTCTTGCCGAAAGAGTTTTTACATCCTGCACTCCCAAAGTGTTTTGAGCTGTTACTGCTGTAATTACTGAAGCCCCATAAACCTGATGGACAGTCATCGTCTTTATATCAGCCTGAATACCGGCCCCACCTCCAGAATCAGAACCGGCAATTGTTAAAACTTTTTTCATTATAATTTACTCCTTTCAACTACTTTATATCTTTAATTTAATCGATGTTTTTACTCAAAAATAAGATGATTAAGCAGCTAATTTTAATTTAACTCATCAATGAAACTCAAGTTATCTGCTTTTTCTACTGCTTTTAAAAATAAATAGGAAATCACTGCCCCACCAGCAGAACTTAAGGCAAAGGGTATAACAAAGAAAAATACTGCCGCTGAACTTCCCATTAAAAATTTAGCAACCGGATAAGCAGCTACTGCTCCCAAAAGACCGGTCCCAATTAACTCCCCTGCTAAAGCCCAGTTCTTACTTTTAAATTTTTTATAAAGCAGTCCAGCCATTAAAGCTCCTATCATACTGCCTGGAAAAGCCAATAATGAACCTGTACCCAGCATGTTTCGAAACAGAGAAATTGCAAATGCATTCCAGACTGCATAAGCCGGCCCCAGTAAAACAGCAGATAAAATATTAATTAAATGCTGGACCGGAAAAGCTTTAGCCACTCCAATTGGAATATAAATTAAGTGACCGGTCATTGTTCCCAGAGCAATTAAAAGTGCTGAAAAAGTTAATTTTTTATTGTCCATTCTAATCTTCCTTTCTGATTTTTTAATTTTTTTAAAGTTATCAATAATTTAAATTTATCTGTTTTTATTAATTAAGCTGCTGATCTACTATTTTCATCGCACAATAAGAACCACACATTGTACAGGCATCTTCTGCTTTTAATGTCTGATTATGGTTTTCCCTTGACTCTCTTAATTTTTCTGGCGCCAGAGCCAGCTCAATCTGCTTTTCCCAGTCTAATTTTTTTCTAGCAGCTGCCATTTTATTATCTCTTTCTTTTGCTCCTTTAACTCCTTTTGCAATATCTGCTGCGTGGGCTGCAATTTTGCTGGCAATTACACCTTCTTTTACATCTTCAATATCTGGTAAACCAATATGTTCTGCAGGAGTAACATAACAGAGAAAATCTGCTCCTGCCGCTGCTGCTGCAGCTCCACCGATTGCCGCAGTAATATGATCATAACCTGCTGCAATATCTGTAACTAAGGGTCCGAGCACATAAAAAGGAGCATCTTTACAGAGTTCTTTCTGCAGTTTAATATTTGTCTCTATTTGATCATAGGGTACATGGCCTGGTCCCTCTACCATTACCTGCACTTCTGCTTCTCTAGCTCTATCTACCAACTCAGCTAAAACTAAAAGTTCGTGGATCTGAGCCCTATCTGTAGCATCTGCCAGACTTCCTGGTCTTAAAGCATCACCAAGGCTTAAAGTTACATCATTTTTATAACAGATTTCTAAGAGGCGATCATAATATTCATAAAGTGGATTTTCCTGATTATTATGCAGCATCCAGGCCGCCATAAATGAACCACCCCGGCTAACAATATCAGTAACTCTTCCTTCATCAGCTAAGTGCTTAAGTGTTTCCAGAGTCAATCCACAGTGAACTGTAACAAAA
This genomic window contains:
- the thiM gene encoding hydroxyethylthiazole kinase produces the protein MSAEIDENKKRFTANFEKIIQIIKNKKPLIHQITNQVSINDCANIILNWGALPVMAPAIEESAQMVENAAALVLNLGTISSRQLDSMLKAGKRANELQIPIVLDPVGVGASKYRGEAAQKILSELKIAIIKGNKAEISFLAGKSAEVLGVESIGEYTEINTTATELAQKLEAVVVVSSEVDLICDSSQIKEIKRGNPLMGEVVGTGCMLASSLGVFAAAAEAEAEALNLSLFEAVQTAVYYYSLAGEKAAKKAKTPAKFKLEFMDQIYLYK
- the thiE gene encoding thiamine phosphate synthase translates to MKTINWDLYLITEESLSAGKKSIEVVKEAAAAGVDAVQLREKELPLREKFSLGKEIKKICRRHNIDFIVNDRVDLALALDADGVHLGQSDLPLRSARRILGSDKIIGITAWKDGEIAGAEAEGADYLGVGSIFKTKSKKLSSDKNGIGLQRLKKIRKQTELPLIAVGGLNQDNSAQAIKNGADTVSVITAITKAKEIAANTAEFKEIIRAAKSKRRALKCQQKLMKIKSDLLLTSKK
- the thiD gene encoding bifunctional hydroxymethylpyrimidine kinase/phosphomethylpyrimidine kinase encodes the protein MKKVLTIAGSDSGGGAGIQADIKTMTVHQVYGASVITAVTAQNTLGVQDVKTLSARAVSSQLESVLNDIEFSALKTGMLANSEIIEEVALKIKKYSLSNLVVDPVMVATSGDLLLKKAAVKTYKEKLFPLAEIITPNLHEAKVLAGLEAEKSIDLEQLAAELMKFGSNYVLIKGGHSSQNNQSRKAVDLLYDGSYFRKFEAEYIETNNTHGTGCTLSAAIASNLAKGMEMGKAVAEAKDYLTEAIRNHFIVGQGNSPVNHVWNLK
- the thiW gene encoding energy coupling factor transporter S component ThiW — translated: MDNKKLTFSALLIALGTMTGHLIYIPIGVAKAFPVQHLINILSAVLLGPAYAVWNAFAISLFRNMLGTGSLLAFPGSMIGALMAGLLYKKFKSKNWALAGELIGTGLLGAVAAYPVAKFLMGSSAAVFFFVIPFALSSAGGAVISYLFLKAVEKADNLSFIDELN
- the thiC gene encoding phosphomethylpyrimidine synthase ThiC — translated: MTQVTRAKKGEISAEMKTAAVEEGVSVEFIRKGIAEGTIVIPANVNHLNLKVKAFGKGLKTKVNANFGTSEDYDSIENELKKLKAAVETGADAVMDLSTGEKIKETREAILNNSELPVGTVPIYQAAVETVNSGRGIIEMGVEELFEVIKAQAEAGVDFVTVHCGLTLETLKHLADEGRVTDIVSRGGSFMAAWMLHNNQENPLYEYYDRLLEICYKNDVTLSLGDALRPGSLADATDRAQIHELLVLAELVDRAREAEVQVMVEGPGHVPYDQIETNIKLQKELCKDAPFYVLGPLVTDIAAGYDHITAAIGGAAAAAAGADFLCYVTPAEHIGLPDIEDVKEGVIASKIAAHAADIAKGVKGAKERDNKMAAARKKLDWEKQIELALAPEKLRESRENHNQTLKAEDACTMCGSYCAMKIVDQQLN